The Triplophysa rosa linkage group LG3, Trosa_1v2, whole genome shotgun sequence genome has a segment encoding these proteins:
- the bet1l gene encoding BET1-like protein — protein sequence MADPWNRGHGAVDDMLDVENKRMADNLASKVSRLKSLAYDIDKEAEEQNTYLDGMDSNFLSATGLLTGSVKRFSTMVRSGRDNRKILCYVSIGLVVLFFLLYYTVSRIQN from the exons ATGGCGGATCCGTGGAATCGAG GACATGGCGCAGTGGACGATATGCTGGATGTTGAAAACAAGCGTATGGCTGATAATCTAGCCAGTAAAGTTTCTCGACTGAAATCT TTGGCTTATGACATCGACAAAGAAGCTGAAGaacagaatacatatttagatGGCATG GACTCCAACTTCCTCAGTGCAACTGGCTTGTTGACTGGAAGCGTGAAGAGGTTTTCCACGATGGTACGATCGGGCAGAGACAACAGAAAGATCCTCTGTTACGTGTCCATCGGCCTGGTGGTGCTCTTCTTTTTGCTGTACTACACAGTGTCACGGATCCAGAACTAA
- the arpp19b gene encoding cAMP-regulated phosphoprotein 19b isoform X1, producing the protein MSSEEEASIDEQQEMQDTVVSPEKAEEAKLKARYPHLGVRPGGSDLLRKRLTKGQKYFDSGDYNMAKAKMKNKQLPTAAAEKTEITGDHIPTPQDLPQRKQSLVASKLAV; encoded by the exons ATGTCCAGTGAAGAGGAAGCGAGCATAGACGAGCAGCAG GAAATGCAGGACACTGTTGTAAGTCCGGAGAAGGCTGAAGAGGCCAAACTCAAGGCCCGTTACCCCCATCTGGGGGTAAGACCTGGTGGGTCAGATCTACTGCGGAAGAGACTAACGAAGGGG CAAAAATACTTTGACTCGGGCGACTACAATATGGCCAAAGCCAAGATGAAGAACAAACAGCTTCCCACGGCGGCAGCTGAGAAGACAGAGATAACCGGAGACCACATTCCCACCCCCCAGGACCTCCCGCAAAGAAAGCAATCTCTggtggccagcaaactcgcagTCTAA
- the cd59 gene encoding CD59 glycoprotein has product MKFFVGLFLLVCCVTLSLGVKHYGMRLSSAGSALKCYKCEDYTGARCSTQQTCSYEDACLYLHEKGGKTIRRCIRYTDCDNSRLSQKFPSISQYTYRCCNTELCNGAPVTAARASIMPLLAALTGLWCFCFTA; this is encoded by the exons ATGAAGTTCTTTGTTGGGCTGTTTCTGTTGGTCTGTTGCGTGACTCTTAGTTTAG GCGTGAAACATTATGGGATGAGATTGTCCTCTGCAGGTTCAGCTCTCAAATGCTATAAGTGTGAGGATTACACCGGGGCCCGATGCTCGACACAGCAAACGTGCTCGTATGAGGACGCATGTTTATATCTCCATGAGAAAG GTGGAAAAACCATTCGCAGGTGCATTCGTTACACCGACTGCGATAACTCTCGTCTGTCGCAGAAGTTCCCGTCGATATCACAATACACATACAGATGCTGTAACACTGAGCTGTGTAACGGCGCTCCAGTGACGGCGGCGCGTGCGTCGATCATGCCGCTGCTGGCGGCGCTCACCGGCCTCTGGTGCTTCTGCTTTACTGCATGA
- the kcnj11l gene encoding potassium inwardly rectifying channel subfamily J member 11, like — MLARKGLLPDGYLLTRLAEDATQPCRIRPKSQRARFITKSGSCNVAHKNIREQGRFLQDVFTTMVDLKWQHSLLIFTSAFLCSWMLFAMVWWLMAFAHGDLEPRDPNEPGPVPCVTSIHSFTSAFLFSIEVQVTIGFGGRMVTEECPFAIIVLIIQNILGLIINAIMLGCVFMKTAQANRRAETLIFSRNAVIAPRNGRPTLMFRVGDLRKSMIITATIQLQVIRRTVTAEGEVIPVCQLDIQVENPLRSNGIFLVSPLIISHTIDRGSPLYEVSAQSLATLDLEIIVILEGVVETTGITMQARTSYTPEEILWGRRFVSIMTEEDGRYSVDYSKFGNTVPVRMPALSAKELDQTRGIQDSGPHEGKPQGWGLVRAGRGGYRRGGGRACDDAAAKPWYVTAEREEDKEKKGQKKIFKLEEIGREIEEETLEDMSD; from the exons ATGTTGGCCCGCAAAGGCCTTTTACCCGACGGATACCTGTTGACGCGACTTGCTGAGGATGCCACACAGCCCTGTCGCATCCGGCCAAAGTCACAGCGGGCACGTTTCATCACCAAGAGTGGGTCATGTAATGTTGCCCACAAAAACATACGAGAACAG GGCCGATTTCTCCAGGATGTTTTCACAACTATGGTGGACCTGAAATGGCAACATTCCCTTCTCATCTTCACTTCAGCATTCCTCTGCTCCTGGATGCTCTTCGCCATGGTGTGGTGGCTcatggcgttcgctcacggtgACTTGGAACCTCGAGATCCCAATGAGCCTGGACCCGTGCCCTGTGTAACCTCCATTCACTCCTTTACTTCCGCTTTTCTCTTTTCTATTGAAGTGCAG GTGACTATTGGTTTTGGGGGACGAATGGTGACTGAGGAATGCCCGTTTGCCATCATTGTCCTCATCATCCAGAACATTCTGGGCCTGATCATCAATGCCATCATGCTGGGCTGTGTGTTCATGAAAACAGCTCAAGCCAACCGGCGAGCAGAGACCCTCATCTTCTCCCGTAACGCTGTTATCGCACCACGCAACGGCAGGCCCACGTTAATGTTCCGTGTGGGGGATTTGAGGAAAAGTATGATCATCACGGCCACCATACAGCTGCAG GTAATTCGACGGACGGTGACGGCAGAAGGCGAGGTGATTCCAGTCTGTCAGCTGGACATTCAGGTGGAGAACCCACTCAGGAGCAACGGCATATTCCTCGTCTCTCCGCTTATAATCAGCCACACTATTGATAGAGGAAGCCCGCTGTATGAAGTCTCGGCGCAGTCGCTCGCAACCCTAGATCTGGAGATCATTGTCATTTTGGAAG GTGTCGTGGAGACCACAGGTATCACCATGCAGGCACGCACATCCTACACGCCCGAGGAGATCCTGTGGGGTCGACGTTTCGTCTCCATTATGACCGAAGAAGACGGGCGTTACTCCGTCGACTACTCCAAATTTGGGAACACCGTCCCCGTACGGATGCCAGCTCTCAGCGCCAAAGAGCTGGACCAGACCAGGGGCATCCAGGACAGCGGACCCCACGAGGGCAAACCTCAGGGATGGGGGCTGGTGAGAGCGGGCCGAGGCGGGTACCGGAGGGGCGGCGGCAGGGCCTGCGACGATGCGGCAGCTAAACCGTGGTACGTCACGGCTGAGAGGGAGGAGGACAAGGAGAAAAAGGGACAGAAGAAAATATTCAAACTTGAGGAGATTGGCAGAGAGATTGAAGAGGAGACATTGGAAGATATGAGTGATTAG
- the arpp19b gene encoding cAMP-regulated phosphoprotein 19b isoform X2, protein MQDTVVSPEKAEEAKLKARYPHLGVRPGGSDLLRKRLTKGQKYFDSGDYNMAKAKMKNKQLPTAAAEKTEITGDHIPTPQDLPQRKQSLVASKLAV, encoded by the exons ATGCAGGACACTGTTGTAAGTCCGGAGAAGGCTGAAGAGGCCAAACTCAAGGCCCGTTACCCCCATCTGGGGGTAAGACCTGGTGGGTCAGATCTACTGCGGAAGAGACTAACGAAGGGG CAAAAATACTTTGACTCGGGCGACTACAATATGGCCAAAGCCAAGATGAAGAACAAACAGCTTCCCACGGCGGCAGCTGAGAAGACAGAGATAACCGGAGACCACATTCCCACCCCCCAGGACCTCCCGCAAAGAAAGCAATCTCTggtggccagcaaactcgcagTCTAA